Below is a genomic region from Methanofollis sp. UBA420.
GCAGATCGCCTCAGGAGGATCTTCGGTGGAACGGATATCTGAAGAGAGGACGATGAGTACGGCGATGATTGCAGCAGAGGCGAAGCGGAATGCGGGGTATCGGGCAGCCGGGGCGGTCGAAGACGGGATGGTCGTCGGTCTCGGCACCGGGTCGACCGTCTTTTTTGCGATGGAGCGGCTGGGGATGCGGATCGCCGGAGAGGGTCTGTCCATCGCCGGCGTTCCGACATCCTACCAGGCGGCCGTCCGTGCACACCGGTACGGCATCCCGCTCACGAGCCTCGACGAACACCCCGAGATCGATATCGCCATCGACGGGGCCGATCAGGTCGATCCGGATCTTTGCCTGATCAAGGGACGCGGCGCGGCGCTCCTCCGGGAGAAATGCGTGGCGGACGCATCCCGAAAGGTGCTCATCGTCGTCGATCCGACGAAGATGGTCGATACCCTGAGTGCACCCGTCCCGGTCGAGGTGCTCCCGTTCGCCTCCGCAGGCGTCATCCGGCGCCTCGCTCTCCTCGGCGCCGAGCCGGTTCTCCGGGACGGCGTGAAGAAAGACGGCCCGGTTGTTACCGACAACGGGAACTTCATCGTTGATTGCGACTTCGGAGCGATCAAAAGTCCCCGGGTCCTGGAAAGAGAGATAGCCGCCATTCCCGGCGCGCTCGAGTGCGGCCTTTTCACGGCATACGGAGAAAAAATAACGGTTATTGTCGGTGAGGAGAAGGGTTGCCGCGTTGTGTCATTGCAATGAGATGCATTCCCGCATCTTCTGAATGAGGTCCAGCTGGTGCCGGGCTTCTTTTTTCTTTTCCTTCTCGATTGTATCCATGATCTCCGTTATCGGACGGGAGAGCGTGTAGATCTTCACCGGCCGCCCTTTGCTCTCCGACTTGCTCTCGCGGGTGTCGATCCAGTTGCACTCCTTGAGGTAGCGCATGGCGATGCTGACTTCAGGCTGGCGGAGATCGGTGCCCCGCTCGATATCGCGAGAGGTTGCTTCATCGGTGTTCGCAAGGTATACGAGCACTTTGGAGACATTCCTCTTGATACCGATACCCATGAGAAGTTCAGCGAGTTCTTCATCGCGTGGCGTAAAATACTGTATCTTGTCGGACCTCATCCGTTCACCATCAGATGATATCTATTGTTTTAAATCTGACTATAAAAATATTATTATTTCAATAGGAGATTTTGCGATTGTGGTTGTTTTAAGAGAATCGATGGAGCAATGGGTTGACGATAATTATCCGTTTCCTTACCGGATCATGCCCCCTTCGGCGATGAGGAGGTGATCTCCGGGAGAGAGAAGGAGTCCGGCTGGTTTACGAACCGGGGCCCAGCCGCCCGAGTCCCGGCCTCCTCTCACTTTCATACCGGAGAAGAGGGAATAACCGGGGGTCCGTACGACCAAAAAAAAGAGAAGGATATTTTATAGGATTAGATGAGCCCGAGACTGGAGAGTTCGGAGAGGATCCGCTGCACCGCACGCCTGGCGTCTTCGGGCACCTTGCCGCCGGTGATGATCAGTTTGCCGGACCCGAAGAGGAGAACGACCACCTTCGGGTCGTCGAGCCGGTAAACGAGCCCGGGGAACTGTTCGGGTTCGTATTCGATTTTGTCCAGGTTGAACCCTACGGCAATCTTATTCAGGTTGATCGGTGTCCCGAGGTCTGCCGATGTGACGATGTTCTGGACCTTGTAGGTCAGTTTTTCAGGTTCGGGGATATCGATACCGAGTGCCCGCAGGTGCTCGCCGAGGATCTGCAGGCCCCGCGAGAGGCTGTCGATGCTCTTCGCACCGGTCAGGACGACCTTGCCGGAGCCGAAGACGAGTGCGGCGATCTTCGGGTCCTGCATCCGGAGAACGACGCCGGGGAACCGTTTTTTATTATATTCCGCGTCCTTCAACTGGGAGGCAAGAGAGGGGAGATCAAGCGAATCCGTCACTTTCGCG
It encodes:
- the rpiA gene encoding ribose-5-phosphate isomerase RpiA gives rise to the protein MSTAMIAAEAKRNAGYRAAGAVEDGMVVGLGTGSTVFFAMERLGMRIAGEGLSIAGVPTSYQAAVRAHRYGIPLTSLDEHPEIDIAIDGADQVDPDLCLIKGRGAALLREKCVADASRKVLIVVDPTKMVDTLSAPVPVEVLPFASAGVIRRLALLGAEPVLRDGVKKDGPVVTDNGNFIVDCDFGAIKSPRVLEREIAAIPGALECGLFTAYGEKITVIVGEEKGCRVVSLQ
- a CDS encoding TATA-box-binding protein produces the protein MNERKPEESLKIENIVASAKVTDSLDLPSLASQLKDAEYNKKRFPGVVLRMQDPKIAALVFGSGKVVLTGAKSIDSLSRGLQILGEHLRALGIDIPEPEKLTYKVQNIVTSADLGTPINLNKIAVGFNLDKIEYEPEQFPGLVYRLDDPKVVVLLFGSGKLIITGGKVPEDARRAVQRILSELSSLGLI
- a CDS encoding ArsR family transcriptional regulator; this encodes MRSDKIQYFTPRDEELAELLMGIGIKRNVSKVLVYLANTDEATSRDIERGTDLRQPEVSIAMRYLKECNWIDTRESKSESKGRPVKIYTLSRPITEIMDTIEKEKKKEARHQLDLIQKMRECISLQ